The following DNA comes from Triticum aestivum cultivar Chinese Spring chromosome 3D, IWGSC CS RefSeq v2.1, whole genome shotgun sequence.
ACTGCATCATGGATCCGAACTGAAATTGTCACTTATATTATGATCACATCGCTACATCCCTTAATAGATACATAACCCCCACCACCACCATGATCACCACCCCAGCCGGCGACCGGCGAGAGACCTCGACGGCCGCCCCAAAATGGGAATTTTCCTCCCCAATCGTCGTCCGCCGGACGCCCCAAACAGGGGAATCCCCAAACAGGACGGTTCTAATTTGCTGATCACGGCCGCCGTCCCGGCCGCGCCAGGTACACGCGGCATTGGATCACCGTCCGGCCGACTCTAAACCCAGGTACCACGGTGAACCCGACGGTGCGGTCCTCGGCGGCGGTGCAGAACGCGTCCTCCGTGCGCCCCTCGTTGACGCTCTCCATGTACACCTCTGCGAACCGCGCGCCGGTCCGGACCTGGAAGATGGAcgcgccgtcctcctcctcgccgccgtcgaccGCGTAGAAGAGGCAATGCAGCAGCCACACGCGACGCGCCATCTCGGCGAACTCGGCGAACCACGAGCTCTCCGGGAACCCGGGCCCGGCGCTCACGATGCCGCGCTGCTCCTGCCTCCCGAAGAAGGCCGTCTCCATCCTCGCGTGCACCAGCGACAGGTACTTGGCGCGCAGGAACTTGCCGAACCCGCTCCACCGGGTGTTCCGCACGTCGAGGAAGACGCTGGCCGGCGCCGCCTTGAGCTCCGTGAACTCCTCGAAGAAGCGGCGGCGCTCGTAGAACTCCCGCTCGTCCAAGAAGCTGAAATTGAAGTCCCTCCGGTGGAAATTGGCGAACATCTTCATGGCGACGTAGGATTCGAAGACGAACTTGGCGTCCCCGGCCCGTCGCAACGGGACGCCTGGGTGgacggcggcggccgccgcggccAGATCCCACCCAGCTGCCTGCATCGAGCTGAGCATTGACTTGGAGAAGGAGCGGATCGACTTCACGGCGTGCCGCAGGGCGGTGAGGAAGTGGGTGGGGTTGAGGCCGgagacgtggagctcgtccagcgACGCGAGGGTGCGGCCCGGATGCAGGCGCACCTCCATGGCGCGCTCCGCCCGGAGCTCCGCATCGAGGGAGCCCTTGGCGCGGtcgagctccgcatccttggcccgGAGCTCCGCCTCCAGCTTGCGCGCCGTGATCTGGTACGTCTTGAGCAGATGCCGCTGCTCCTCGGCATGCGCGGAGAGGGCGGTGTTGCCCGCCGCCGCGGCGTCCCTGGCCGCGCCGGCGGGATCCTTGAGGAACCTCCGCTTGGTGTCGGACAGCCTGGTGAGCTCCGCGACGACGGCGGCGTCCGCGGACTGAATGGCCTCCGCGTCGTAGGGGAACTGCGCGAGCTGCAGCTGCGCGTAGGCCGCCTTGACGGCCGAGACGCCCGCGAACAGATTGGCGAGGAGGGAGTCCGCGGCGGCAACCGTCGCGGCGGCCGGGGGCGAGGGCTGCTGCTGCGGCGCCccggcggccttcttctccgcgGCGTTGCGGAAGAAGGCGTCGAGGGAGTAGGCCGCGGCGAGGTTCCCAGAGAGCTTGAGCTTGCTGAGCGACGGCATGGTGGGAGCCGTCGCGGTGGTGGGCGTCGTGGCGTCCATGGAGCTGTCGTAGTCGTCCCCGGTGACGGACGGCGGCGCATCGACTGTCTCCTTGGGCCCGGCCCCCGCCGCGGCGGAGTCGGAGCGCTTCCGGCGGAGGAGCTTGGTGAAGGTGCGCGCCAGGTTGGCcgccttctgctgctgctgctggtgggtGTGGCTGTGGCTGTGGCTGTGGTGGTGCGTCGGCGGGCGGGCCGCCGCCATGTGCGCCTCCATTGCTCGCTCAGCGCCTCCCCTCCAGCTTCCCCTCCCCTCTTTGTGGCTGGCTGCTCCTGGCTCGGCTCGGCTGTGCTGTCTGTCtctgcgggagggaggggggaCGAAGGTGGGAGGGAGGAGTGGGATAAATTTCAGCAGGAATATTTGGGGGATACTGTAAAGTAAAAGCGGAGCGTGCAGGCCGACGCGTATTACTGTGCGGCCGTGCTCCTACCGATGACACGACACGAGCCACATGTACTACTTCTAGGCAGCAGTTCTTTTTTTTACTTTGACGGTAAGAATTCATTTTCCAGCCAGAAGCAAATTACTGTGGGTACAAATGGATTCGGGTAAAAGAAGAGACTAGTTAATCCGGACAAACCGAACCTAGGAACTGATAAATAGCAAGGGTGCTGGATGCTAGCGATAGAGAAAAAACTGGGCAGGATACGGCGAGCTCTCTTATCTCCGTCATCTACCGGGTACGGGTACGCCTCTCGTCAGCGCGCATTGAACCGTTGAACTCAGCGCAGGGAGGGGGGAGCCCCACACGCGCGCACACGTGCCGACACGCCTGGCCAAAGCGAAGCAGGCGCGTGAGCCTCGCGCAGCCGTGCCGCCCGCGCTTGTGCCAAAACCCAAACAAATGGCGCCAAAGCAACACAACTGGGGGAAGAGTGCGTGCCGCGCCATGTACGTTTGCAACGGAACCAAACACCAGCCGATGGTGGCGCCAGCAGTCGTGGCGACATGACCGGGCAGACCAGGGCGAGGCAGCCCCGACGCCGTCTCGGCTATCCTCGCACCCCATGCCTAATAAATCCGCCGCATTTCATGTACGTACACGGTCGCGGCCAGACCACTCGGAAACGATGATTCATAGTGGATGTCACGTCGAGGGAGCGGCACCGGCACCTTCCTGGCATAGCAGCCGTGGACAAGCCGCGACGACATGTCCCTCGCTCGCCCTTCTCAAATCCAAGTGATCTCCGTCACCACCAGCCCGAGCCGGCCAACACACGCAAACCACACACACACGGGTGCGAATCAGATCGCCCTCAGCTCCCGATCGATCGGGACGGGCTCCATTTAAAACTATGCAGTATTTACTATTCTAGGTGCGTGCGCTCCATCAGTGGCGTCGACATGCAATGCGATCGTCGCCAGCTCCGGCGCCATAATCTAATCTAATCGCCCCACGTACATATAATAAAATTCCTTAACAGTAACGGCCCTCCTACATACGCGAAACAAGGGCAACGACACAAACATAATGAGGGCTTCCGGGGCTCACACATGGCTGGGAAACCTAATAAAGAGAGCCGGCTTTTGGCTGATAGCAATGGCCTTGCCCTTGGAGCCTTGCTAGTAGTGCCACATTCATGAGCAGGTGCTGTTGGTGCACAATATGCATTCATCAAGGGGTGCTGGCCTCCCAGAAAACAAGGGtcgtaagactagccacaatgggtagtaacatagagtagtaacattgtccatgttactactctatgttactacctctatagtggggagtaacatatgtgtggtaacatgcaacacttcatttattaggctatagactcatcttgctttgatatgtgtgatgttctcatactagtagtaactagctatgttaccacatgtctttctttctttatttactGCTTGCCATGTCAtccattttatctagata
Coding sequences within:
- the LOC123077684 gene encoding uncharacterized protein, with amino-acid sequence MEAHMAAARPPTHHHSHSHSHTHQQQQQKAANLARTFTKLLRRKRSDSAAAGAGPKETVDAPPSVTGDDYDSSMDATTPTTATAPTMPSLSKLKLSGNLAAAYSLDAFFRNAAEKKAAGAPQQQPSPPAAATVAAADSLLANLFAGVSAVKAAYAQLQLAQFPYDAEAIQSADAAVVAELTRLSDTKRRFLKDPAGAARDAAAAGNTALSAHAEEQRHLLKTYQITARKLEAELRAKDAELDRAKGSLDAELRAERAMEVRLHPGRTLASLDELHVSGLNPTHFLTALRHAVKSIRSFSKSMLSSMQAAGWDLAAAAAAVHPGVPLRRAGDAKFVFESYVAMKMFANFHRRDFNFSFLDEREFYERRRFFEEFTELKAAPASVFLDVRNTRWSGFGKFLRAKYLSLVHARMETAFFGRQEQRGIVSAGPGFPESSWFAEFAEMARRVWLLHCLFYAVDGGEEEDGASIFQVRTGARFAEVYMESVNEGRTEDAFCTAAEDRTVGFTVVPGFRVGRTVIQCRVYLARPGRRP